The sequence GTCTCCACCCCCACCACCCCGTGCTAACCTCCCCCAGCCCGTCCTCGACATCCTCGCCGAAATGATCGCAGTCGACACATCCATCCCCGTCGGCGGCAGCAAGACACCCTCCGAGTCAGGATCCGCCGGCGACCTCGAGTAGACCTAGACCTGAGCCACGCCGCCGTGTTCACACAACCTAGCACTGGCAATGCGCCGCCCTCGCCCCGGGAAGAGGAATGAAAGCAACAACGTAGGGGGGAGAAGCACGAGTGCGCCCATTCCCTTGCCTTCCTCGGCGAGCGAACCACGCTCACCACTGTAATATTCCTGTACATGTAAAAATCGTTTTGCACGCTGTATTCCCCCGTCGACTCCGTGGCCCGGCGTTCCGGTCTTGTATGGCTCGATTCTACGGGGGCAGTGCTGTGCAGTGCGCCTGGGAAGCGCAGAGCCAGCAGAGCAGCATAGATTGGCAATaacatcaccatcaccatcaccatcatgATCATGATCAGCTTGACTTTGGCTACTACACCATACTCCTTGCAGTCACGTAGTGTGGTAGTCAGTGATAGGCCAGCAAAGCTGTTATACTACACATGCAGTTACACAGTGTAGTAATCATAGGAGTAGGCTGATGAAGCTACTACGCTACACTACAGAGAAGGGACAGCCCGTCCATGCCCGATCAACGCCTTGCTCAATGTGAGGGGTTTGAAATACAACGCAAGCAAGCAACATGGAATTATCAACGAAACACGCGCTAAGCGAATCTCCCAAgacctcttcctcttcctcttcctcttcttcttctccttctccttcttcttcttctccttcttcttcttcttcctcttcttcttcttcttcgtcttcttcttcctcttcctcttcttcttcttcttcttcttcttcttcttggtcttcttcttcttcttcttcttcttcttcttcttcttcttcttcttcttcttcttcttcttcttaatcCTCTTCTGAATACTCTTCTTAATCCTCTTCCTCATCCTCTTCTTCATAATCTCCTCACTTCTCCTTTTCCTCTTCCTCATCCTCTTCATCATCTCCTCACTTCTCCTTTCTCTCTTCTTAATCATCTCCCCACATCTGCTCAGCACGAACACGCGTTCTGCTCCTGTGGCTGGCTGGGGTTGATGTTGACGTCGATCACTGGCGTGGTCAGTATGCAGGCCCTTGAGAGTAGTCAAGACCGGAGGCGACCTACTCTGGCTCTGCCCCTGCTGTCCCTCGCCCTCCATGCCCGGCAGCGCCTGCGCAATCCTCTTGAACAGCGCCTTGACGTTATGCCCGACCTTTGCGCTCGTCTCGATGAACATGAGATTGTTCTTCTTGGCCTCCTCCTCGCCCTGCGCCGTCGTCACCTCGCGCTTGTCGTTCAAGTCCGTCTTGTTGCCCACCAGCACGATGATGACGTCGTTGCCGCGCTCGCCCCGCACGTCGTCGACCCATTTGCGCGTGTTCTCAAACGTCTTCTTGTTGGTGATGTCGTAGACGACGACGGCTACCGAGCTGTCGCGGATGTACGACGGGATCAGCGAGCGGAAGCGCTCCTGGCCCGCCGTGTCCCAGAGCTGCAGCCGCACGGTGCGGTCCTCGAGGTACATGGTCTACACTGTCAGCACGGACGAGGGTGAAAGCGGTGGTCTAGGGCGGTGAGGAGGGTGAGGAGGGTGAGGGGAGTGAGGGGGGTGAGGAGGGTGGGGATGATGAGGAGGAGGGTAAAAATGATGAGGGGGTGAGGAGGGTAAAAATGATGAGGGGGTGAGGGGAGGCGCACCTTGGAGAGGAAGTCGATGCCAATGGTGGCCTGGTACGTGTTGTCGAACGAGTCGTACATGAAGCGTGTGATAAGCGATGTCTTGCCCACTGCTGCCGTCAGTATTCCCGTGCGCCATGCCGGCTTGTTGTCCTTGACAGCGACTGTGCATACCGCTCTGCTCGCCCAAGAAGACCAGCCTGGCGCGCGTTAGCACGGGGAGCTCCCCGATGTTGGAGGCGTACCTACTTGAACTTCTTCAGCGGATTCGAGTACCCGGATTGCGCCATCTTGCAGATTGTGTCGACGTCGAAGAAAAGGCTGCTCCCAAAGACCTCTTGTTCTTGCGCAGAGATGCAGGGTCCTGGGACGACGTGGGGTTGGGGTTGGGAACCCCTGGTGGCTTTCACCTCGTCTTGGCGGCACACCCTCTTCCTGGTCCACCGCCGCCGGGCGGGTGCGGGATTAGCGTTAGCGCGCGCCGACTAAATTTTGGAAAAGTCCATCGACACCGCCCGCGCTCGACGCTTTCTGGTTCCGCAACAACGACGCCAACGACACCACAATCATGTCTGAAGCAGCCCCCGCCCAGTACAAGCAGAAAAGCCGCAAGGGCAAGAAGGCCTGGCGCAAGAACGTCGACGTGACGCACATCTCTGCTGGCCTCGACGAAGTGCGGGACCAGATCACGGCAGGGTGCGCCGAGCCTCACACATTCACATTCACACATTCACACACTCACACATTCACACACTCACACATTCACACACTCACACATTCACACactcacacacacacacccacacacccacacacccacacactcacacacccacacactcacacacTCACACACTCACACACTCACACACTCACACACTCACACACTCACACACTCACACACACACTCACACCCACACACTCACACCCACACACTCACACCCACACACTCACACCCACACACTCACACCCACACACTCACACCCACACACTCACACCCACACACTCACACCCACACACTCACACCCACACACTCACACCCACACACTCACACCCACACACTCACACCCACACACTCACACCCACACACTCACACCCACACACTCACACCCACACACTCACACCCACACACTCACACCCACACACTCACACCCACACACTCACACCCACACACTCACACCCACACACTCACACCCACACACTCACACCCACACACTCACACCCACACACTCACACCCACACACTCACACCCACACACTCACACCCACACACTCACACCCACACACTCACACTCACACACTCACACACAACACTGCTGACACGTGCCTAGTGGCGTCATTGCCGAGAAGCCCTCCGACCAACTCTTCGCCGTCGACACTGCCGGCGATGCTGCCATCCACAAGAAAGTGCAGTCACGACACAAGCCCCTCAAGGTCGACCAGATCCTCGCCCAGCGCTCCGCCGTCCCCGCCGTGCCCTCGCGCAAACGCCTCTCCGATCTCGACGATCAAGGCAAGAGAAAGAAGGCCAAGGTCTCCGGCAGAGAGTACGACCGGCTGCGCGCCATCGCATACGGCGGCGAGCAGGTCAAGAAGGACGTAGTGCAGTCTGGCCACACCGCCGACTACGATCCCTGGGCCGTCCAGGAAGTTGCCGAGGAGCCCCAGTTCTCGTTTctggagaagaagaaggccaagGTCGAGCCCGTCACTCTGAAGCGCGCCCCCGTCTCGCTCGCAAAGGACGGCAAGACCATCCCCGCCGTCCGCAAGCCCGCCGCCGGCAAATCATACAATCCCAACTTCGACGAGTGGCAGGCTCTGCTGATCAAGGAGTCGGAAAAGGCCGTCGCAGACGAGAAGAAGCGCCTCCAGGAAGCCCAGGAGGAAGCAGAGCGCATGGAGCGCGCGGCCGCCGAGTCAGAGTCCGACTCGGGCGAGGAGAGCGTGTGGGAGAGCGAGTGGGAGGGCTTCAGCGAAGAGGAGGGCAAGACAAAAGCGAAGCGGCCGGAGCGCAAGTCAGCAACACAGCGGAACAAGATCAAGCGGAGAAAGGACGCCGAGCGACAAGCCAAGCACGACGCCAAGATGAAGGCAAAGGACCAGCAGGTGCAGATGATCAAGGCGCTGGCCAAGAGCgtggaagagaaggagaggtCAAGAGACGCAGCCAGGAGCATGGCACTTGCAATCCAAGCCGAAGCCGAAGGTACCCTCGACGTCCAAGACGGCGAGGAGCTCGAGCTGCGGAAGAAGCAGTTCGGCAGGATCCCGTACGTATTTCActccatcaccatcaccaccaccatctcCCACATGACCCCACTGACACGCACAACAGCATCATGGAAGCGCCCCTCGAAGTCGTGCTCCCCGACGAACTGCGCGACTCGCTGCGCGCCCTCAAGCCCGAGGGCAACCTGCTCAAGGACCGCTTCCGCAGCATGATGCTGCGCGGCGTCGTCGAGCCCCGCCGCCACATTCCCTACGCCAAGCAGAAGAAATACACAGTCTCGGAGAAGTGGAGCTACAAGGACTGGGAGCTGCCGGCTGCCAAGTAGAGGGAGGATGGTGTGGGACGCGTGCGGCTCGTACGTACAAAGGTTGCATGTGTGGAGTATGGATACCCTCTTGGATTTCACATGGCGTTTGGACTCGCGTGCAGCGTCGTGTGTGAATGTGACTGTCAATGTGAATGTCAATGTCATTGAAGGAGAGAGATTGAGCCTGGCTACAGCATGAACTCAAATCCCCTCTTCTCGCCGCCTCGTCCCCCTTCATCGAGCGGTATGCCGGCGTACGCAACGCCTCCTCTCCCCTCCCTCGCCCTCCGATTCTCACGCACCAGCGTCCACCGCAGCACCGCGGCCAGCACAGCCGTCAACACCATGAACCCAGCACAAATCGCCATGCCCCGTACATACCACGGCCCTTGCTCGTCAGGGAAGAGGCTAGCCCCAACGAGCGGGCCGCACTGTCCAATGACGTTCAGTATAGCCATGCCCGCACCTCTCTTGCTGTCGCTCTCCTGGTTATTGATCGTCCACGTGATGATGACGGTGATGCACGAGAAGAAGCCTGCGATGGCTGGATACAGCGCGAAATACCTCAGCAGCATGTGCGGCGATTTCAAGTAGCCGAGGACGGCAATCGTCGTGTATCCTAGTGCGGCGAGCAGCGCGTGTGCGATGATGAACGTCGAGCGCGTTTGCAGCCGGTCCGAGTAGTACGCCGTGGCGATGACGACGAAGAAGGCGACGAGGTACGGTGGTGCTGTGAGGCTCTGCACGGTAATGCTTTTGAAGCCCATGTCTTTGATGATTGTGGGCAGAAATACTGGGATGCTGCCAAAGGCGACATTGCAGCCGAAGAACATGAACGCTGTGAGGTAGCATTTCGGGTCACGGAGTGTCTGGAAGACTTCGCCCATGTCGATACCGCTTTTCCTCTGGGGATGCtggtcttcgtcgtcgtcgtcttcatTATCATCCTTCTCTtgtcttagccttaggattGCGACTTTCCTTTGCCGCGGAGTCAACCACCTCACCACACCGGGCCCATCAGGTACAAAGCTCCAGGCCCAGTAAGCTACAAACATGCTCGGAATCCCCTCAACGAGAAACAGCAACCTCCAAGGACTCAACGAAACGTGGCTGGCTAGCTTGCTGATGAGCCATGCGAGCACTCCGGCAATGGCCGACGATAGCGGACTGGCCGAGACGAAGAGACCCGTCCGGAATGCTAGCTCGCGTCGTcggaagaagaaagacagatAGAAGGGGACGCCAGGGCCGAAAGCTGCCTCTCCGATGCCAAGGAGGGCGCGCAAGAGCAGGAGAAAGGCAAAGGACGGCGCGACTGACTGGAGACACGCAACGCAACCCCAGGAGAAGATGCATATGGAAATGTAGATGTGCGGTGGTACTATACGATACCTGTTCACATTAGCGCCATTTCACGTACATTTAGGACTGACTTGCATCAATGTCATCCACTCGAACACAATGTATGTGATGTGAAAGGCCCAAATCAACCACTGGAATTGGTTGGAACTCAAGTGGAGGTCCTCTTCCAAGCCTGCAATACGAGCGTTTCCAACGTCTACGCAGCTGTTAGTCGACGGTCAAAGTGTTACAAGTTATCACCTTGTCTTGCACAGACACCGAATGGATGCCACTCACTTGTCCGGTCTAGAAAGCTCAAGCAATACAGCAGCGCCATGAAGCTCACAAGCTTTCTATCTAGTTTCCGCAGCACGGTCTTGTCTTCGTCTGGTGTGTATAGCTCATAGCTTTGTACCGAGTCGAATGATAGGCGTCGGGCATCGTGCAGGACCTCAtcctcgtcatcgtcgtTGTTGAGCGGCGATGCAGGCGTGGAATGGCTGATCGGTTGCAGTTCGTAAGAGTTCGGCTCGTTCGGCATCGGTAGCTCATCGGAGGACTCTGAAGAGCGCGATGGCGTGGGACGGGGTGAGGTCGAGTCCGTGGTACTACCGGAGGCTCGATCGGGCATTCGGCGGTTCGATGACAGGACGATGGACGGCATTGTGCCTCTGCTCTGGGTGCTGCATGTGAATCAGGCAGATTTGGGCGTGTCCATGACTGTCATGACGGCATTTCGACTTGCTTGAGGCTGCCAGCGCTCAGTCCAGCGACGAGATCAACGTGTTGCGAAGAGAGCTGCTGCCGGCTTTCCGATGTGAGGGACGAGGGATGACGTTGCGTGTTTACGTCCGTGCATACTACCCCAGATTTTAACATCTTGAAAGTGTGATGGATATGCACATGCTTGAATGCAATTGAGGACGAAATGTTGAGCATTTACGTGTTTCATCCAAAATGACTCATTGGTCAAA is a genomic window of Ascochyta rabiei chromosome 16, complete sequence containing:
- a CDS encoding GTPase Ryh1, variant 2: MAQSGYSNPLKKFKLVFLGEQSVGKTSLITRFMYDSFDNTYQATIGIDFLSKTMYLEDRTVRLQLWDTAGQERFRSLIPSYIRDSSVAVVVYDITNKKTFENTRKWVDDVRGERGNDVIIVLVGNKTDLNDKREVTTAQGEEEAKKNNLMFIETSAKVGHNVKALFKRIAQALPGMEGEGQQGQSQSRSPPVLTTLKGLHTDHASDRRQHQPQPATGAERVFVLSRCGEMIKKRERRSEEMMKRMRKRKRRSEEIMKKRMRKRIKKSIQKRIKKKKKKKKKKKKKKKKKKKKKTKKKKKKKKKKRKRKKKTKKKKKRKKKKKEKKKKEKEKKKRKRKRKRSWEIRLARVSLIIPCCLLALYFKPLTLSKALIGHGRAVPSL
- a CDS encoding GTPase Ryh1 codes for the protein MAQSGYSNPLKKFKLVFLGEQSVGKTSLITRFMYDSFDNTYQATIGIDFLSKTMYLEDRTVRLQLWDTAGQERFRSLIPSYIRDSSVAVVVYDITNKKTFENTRKWVDDVRGERGNDVIIVLVGNKTDLNDKREVTTAQGEEEAKKNNLMFIETSAKVGHNVKALFKRIAQALPGMEGEGQQGQSQMIDVNINPSQPQEQNACSC